Proteins encoded together in one Psychrobacter sp. 28M-43 window:
- a CDS encoding APC family permease has product MSELKKSLGVFDIIALAFGAMVGWGWVVLAGSWIISAGIWGAISAFLIGGLVVVLIGVTYAELAASMPITGGEHTYTHRALGVNVSFICSWSILFGYFSVVAFEAVALPTVVEYIIPNYSQGYLWNVAGWDVYATWVGVGMLGSVIVTWLNIRGMEVSAWFQKTAVVGIFLVGILLFVGALLFSPETSNTVQAPNFIGGMGGIMTVMVMVPFLFVGFDVIPQAAEEINLSRPNIGKFLIVSIIIAVLWYVAVAWSVGKTLPLLQAKDSTLATADAMTNAWNGKWAGTLLVIGGVLGILSSWNAFLIGGSRLLYAMGKTHMLPQFLCKLHPKYNTPVNAILLIGGLATLAPLFGRKMLVWIVDAGGFGIVIAYTCVALSFLVLRYREPDMVRPFRVPAGKLVGIITIILSLGMLALYLPGMPSALVAIEWWIFLGWIVLGGVLYGYATMKNPGKSKDIMDHELRELKTANQQWLKENPYKK; this is encoded by the coding sequence ATGTCTGAATTAAAAAAGTCGCTAGGGGTGTTCGATATTATTGCACTGGCATTCGGTGCAATGGTTGGTTGGGGCTGGGTTGTACTGGCAGGTAGTTGGATCATCTCGGCAGGTATATGGGGCGCAATTAGCGCCTTTTTGATAGGCGGTCTGGTAGTTGTATTGATTGGTGTGACGTATGCTGAACTTGCGGCCTCTATGCCAATTACTGGTGGTGAGCATACTTATACCCACCGAGCACTAGGGGTTAATGTCTCATTTATTTGTTCATGGAGTATTTTGTTCGGTTACTTCTCAGTCGTCGCGTTTGAGGCCGTGGCGCTGCCCACCGTCGTCGAATATATTATTCCCAATTATAGCCAAGGGTATCTTTGGAATGTTGCTGGCTGGGATGTTTACGCCACTTGGGTAGGCGTCGGGATGCTTGGCTCAGTGATTGTTACTTGGCTGAACATACGCGGTATGGAAGTCAGCGCGTGGTTTCAAAAAACAGCAGTCGTTGGTATCTTTCTAGTAGGTATATTACTGTTCGTAGGGGCGTTACTGTTCAGTCCTGAAACCTCTAATACCGTACAAGCGCCTAACTTTATTGGCGGTATGGGTGGCATCATGACGGTGATGGTAATGGTACCGTTCTTATTCGTTGGCTTCGATGTCATTCCCCAAGCTGCAGAAGAAATCAATCTATCTCGTCCGAACATCGGTAAGTTTTTGATTGTCTCTATTATTATCGCGGTGCTGTGGTATGTAGCAGTCGCTTGGAGTGTAGGCAAGACTTTACCGCTATTACAGGCGAAAGACTCAACATTGGCAACGGCTGATGCGATGACCAATGCTTGGAATGGTAAATGGGCTGGTACGTTACTGGTTATTGGCGGTGTGCTGGGTATTTTGTCGAGCTGGAATGCGTTTCTTATCGGTGGTAGTCGTCTGCTATATGCTATGGGCAAAACGCACATGTTGCCACAGTTTCTATGCAAACTGCATCCGAAATACAACACACCCGTTAATGCGATTTTATTGATCGGTGGTCTTGCGACACTTGCCCCATTATTTGGTCGCAAAATGCTGGTATGGATTGTGGATGCTGGCGGGTTCGGTATTGTTATTGCTTATACTTGTGTGGCCCTGTCGTTCCTAGTGCTGCGTTACCGTGAGCCTGATATGGTACGTCCGTTTAGAGTACCAGCAGGTAAATTGGTTGGTATTATCACTATTATCCTAAGTCTTGGTATGTTGGCGCTATATCTACCAGGTATGCCATCAGCACTTGTCGCTATTGAGTGGTGGATTTTCCTTGGCTGGATTGTACTTGGTGGGGTATTGTACGGTTATGCTACGATGAAGAATCCTGGTAAGAGTAAAGATATTATGGATCACGAGCTGCGCGAGCTAAAAACGGCTAACCAGCAATGGTTAAAAGAAAATCCATATAAAAAGTAG
- a CDS encoding IclR family transcriptional regulator has translation MSSTAVPALDKTFQILDLITDSSQPLTAAHIAKELGLPRSSTHNILQSLLTKHVIYKDPESRFYLGSYLMYWAGKYEQQQGVVQLFKDLIVQYPVLLQHTVTLSKLDLGEVVFLACHESPAPLGFTFRAGVRVPAVFSATGKAMLSTLSMDSIRSLYKDAFPTPMTQHGVSNFTDLATELAAIQESRVSLDDGQLRDGMYCLGTYIRNASGNAVAGMAVSFLQGEYESKRAEVSAVLIELAEQIEQHLGFTAN, from the coding sequence ATGAGCTCGACTGCCGTGCCTGCGCTAGACAAAACGTTTCAGATTTTGGACTTGATTACTGATAGCTCACAGCCTTTAACAGCGGCTCATATCGCAAAAGAGCTTGGGCTACCGCGTAGCTCTACTCACAACATTTTGCAGAGTCTATTGACCAAACATGTCATTTATAAAGACCCTGAAAGCCGCTTTTATTTGGGTTCATACTTAATGTACTGGGCAGGAAAATACGAGCAGCAGCAAGGCGTGGTGCAGTTGTTTAAAGATTTGATTGTGCAGTATCCGGTACTTCTTCAGCACACGGTTACCTTGTCAAAGCTTGATTTGGGCGAAGTGGTATTTTTGGCTTGTCATGAGTCCCCTGCGCCCCTTGGATTTACCTTTCGTGCAGGCGTTCGTGTACCTGCGGTATTTTCGGCGACAGGCAAAGCCATGCTATCCACGTTATCTATGGACAGTATTAGATCATTGTATAAAGATGCGTTTCCGACGCCGATGACCCAGCATGGGGTGAGTAATTTTACCGATTTGGCAACTGAGCTTGCGGCGATACAAGAAAGCCGAGTGTCTCTCGATGATGGACAATTGCGCGATGGGATGTACTGTTTAGGGACTTATATTCGTAATGCGTCAGGCAATGCGGTTGCTGGTATGGCCGTGAGTTTTTTGCAAGGAGAGTATGAGTCTAAACGGGCTGAGGTCAGTGCGGTATTGATTGAATTGGCCGAGCAAATCGAGCAGCATTTAGGCTTTACTGCAAATTGA
- a CDS encoding NAD(P)/FAD-dependent oxidoreductase, whose protein sequence is MSNSTPNSNQSSNTTANQNPPSNNMRNIPHYSDKGQYPDSYYAASRNPKPDRPTLKSDIQVEICVVGGGYSGLSTALHLIETDHEVVVLEGAQIGWGASGRNGGQIVNGLNASLQKIKKSYGQQSADFVGQLVTRGGKIIRRFVSDYDISCDLKEKNIFAALNNGQLKDLQETHALWESHGMHDREILDKNGIQEHIKSDAYVGGVIDHSGGHFHPLNLALGEAAAIEKNGGTIYENTLVVDIEYADDSIKVITEFGTVTCKQAVLCGNAYLNKVIPKLTDRVMPVSTQIIATEPLGDLADQLLPTDVCVEDVRYILDYYRLSADKRMLFGGGTVYGGQDPADITAKIRPNMNKIFPELRDVKIDYAWSGNFALSFSRVPQMGKLHERVYFAHGYSGHGVTGSHLFGQILADAINGKTKEFDTFAQIPWIPFPGGRALRVPYSVMGSWWYALKDTTGM, encoded by the coding sequence ATGTCAAATAGCACCCCAAATAGTAATCAAAGTAGCAATACGACAGCGAACCAAAACCCACCTTCTAACAATATGCGCAATATCCCGCATTACTCGGATAAAGGTCAATACCCTGACAGCTATTATGCAGCCAGTCGTAACCCTAAGCCTGACAGACCAACGCTTAAAAGCGATATACAAGTAGAAATCTGCGTGGTCGGTGGTGGTTATAGCGGCCTATCGACTGCCCTGCACCTTATAGAAACAGATCATGAAGTCGTGGTGCTTGAAGGCGCACAGATTGGTTGGGGTGCATCAGGTCGTAACGGTGGTCAAATCGTCAATGGTCTAAATGCTAGCCTGCAGAAAATCAAAAAATCTTATGGTCAGCAAAGCGCAGACTTCGTCGGTCAATTAGTGACTCGCGGTGGCAAAATTATTCGTCGTTTTGTCAGTGACTACGATATCAGCTGCGATTTGAAAGAAAAAAACATCTTTGCAGCATTGAATAACGGACAGCTAAAAGACCTGCAAGAGACGCATGCACTGTGGGAAAGCCACGGTATGCACGACCGAGAGATTCTAGACAAAAATGGCATTCAAGAGCATATCAAGTCAGATGCTTATGTGGGCGGCGTCATCGACCATTCGGGTGGACATTTCCATCCATTAAATCTTGCATTGGGTGAAGCGGCAGCTATCGAAAAAAATGGCGGCACGATTTATGAAAACACCTTAGTCGTAGATATTGAGTACGCTGACGACTCTATCAAAGTCATTACTGAGTTTGGCACGGTGACTTGTAAGCAAGCCGTTCTATGCGGTAACGCTTATCTCAATAAAGTCATTCCTAAGCTGACTGATCGTGTGATGCCTGTATCGACGCAGATTATCGCGACCGAGCCATTGGGTGATTTGGCCGATCAACTGCTCCCTACTGATGTCTGTGTCGAAGATGTGCGCTACATTCTTGACTACTATCGTCTCTCAGCAGACAAACGCATGTTGTTTGGCGGCGGTACAGTTTACGGCGGTCAAGATCCTGCTGATATCACCGCCAAAATCAGACCCAATATGAATAAGATTTTCCCAGAACTGCGAGATGTAAAAATCGATTACGCGTGGAGTGGTAACTTCGCCCTGTCTTTCTCTCGTGTACCGCAAATGGGCAAACTACATGAGCGCGTATATTTCGCCCACGGCTATAGTGGACACGGTGTAACAGGCTCTCATCTGTTCGGGCAAATCTTGGCTGATGCCATCAATGGCAAAACCAAAGAATTTGACACCTTTGCACAGATTCCTTGGATTCCGTTCCCAGGTGGCAGGGCTCTACGAGTCCCTTACTCTGTCATGGGCTCATGGTGGTATGCACTAAAAGACACCACCGGCATGTAA
- the gabT gene encoding 4-aminobutyrate--2-oxoglutarate transaminase produces the protein MTTTNQSLLERRKAVLPTGLGVAFPIFAERAKNSEIWDIEGKRYIDFVGGISVLNTGHSHPKITQRVHEQLDKFTHTAAQMINYECYVDLAEKLCEKAPISGDTKAFFLTTGAEAVENCIKIARAKTRRPGVISFVGGWHGRTMMCMSLTGKVLPYKKNFGPMPGPVFHALFPAEELNVTEAQALHSLDMIFQADIDPSEVAAMIIEPVQGEGGFHQVTPSFAKALREICDEHGIVLIFDEVQCGFARTGTLFATEQLGVEPDLMTAAKSLAGGYPISAVIGRADIMDAPQVGGLGGTYSGNPLACVAALAVMEVIEEENLLERSIEIGDTIASFLKGLNLNSIGHIRYKGAMLAFELIDSEGKPDAAAAANLKAKSFEQGLLLASCGMYGNAIRVMVPLTVEDEVLQEGLDIIKGILTA, from the coding sequence ATGACGACTACCAATCAATCATTACTTGAGCGCCGCAAAGCTGTCTTACCAACAGGACTTGGGGTTGCCTTTCCTATCTTTGCAGAAAGAGCAAAGAACTCAGAAATCTGGGACATCGAAGGCAAGCGTTATATCGACTTTGTCGGTGGTATCTCAGTATTGAACACGGGTCATAGCCATCCAAAAATTACCCAACGTGTCCATGAGCAGTTAGACAAATTTACGCACACTGCGGCGCAAATGATTAACTACGAATGTTACGTGGATTTGGCTGAAAAGCTGTGCGAAAAAGCACCCATCAGCGGCGATACCAAAGCATTCTTTTTGACCACTGGCGCAGAAGCGGTTGAAAACTGCATCAAGATTGCTCGTGCTAAAACCCGTCGTCCAGGCGTGATTTCTTTTGTTGGTGGCTGGCATGGTCGTACCATGATGTGTATGAGCCTGACAGGCAAAGTGTTGCCATACAAAAAGAACTTTGGCCCGATGCCAGGACCTGTGTTCCATGCGTTGTTCCCTGCAGAAGAGTTGAACGTAACAGAAGCGCAAGCGCTGCACAGCCTTGACATGATCTTCCAAGCAGATATCGATCCTAGTGAAGTGGCTGCAATGATTATCGAGCCAGTCCAAGGCGAGGGTGGTTTCCATCAAGTAACGCCTTCATTTGCTAAAGCATTGCGTGAGATTTGTGATGAGCATGGCATCGTGCTTATTTTTGACGAAGTACAGTGTGGTTTTGCGAGAACCGGTACTTTGTTCGCCACTGAACAACTAGGTGTTGAGCCTGATCTAATGACTGCTGCGAAGAGTTTGGCGGGTGGTTATCCTATCTCTGCGGTCATTGGCCGTGCTGACATTATGGATGCGCCGCAAGTAGGCGGCTTGGGCGGTACTTATTCTGGTAACCCATTGGCTTGTGTGGCGGCGCTTGCAGTTATGGAAGTTATTGAAGAAGAAAACTTACTTGAGCGTAGTATCGAGATTGGCGATACCATTGCTTCATTTTTAAAAGGCTTGAACCTTAACAGTATCGGTCATATTCGTTATAAAGGCGCGATGCTAGCGTTTGAATTGATTGATAGCGAAGGCAAGCCTGATGCCGCCGCAGCAGCCAATCTAAAAGCAAAATCATTTGAGCAAGGCTTGCTATTAGCGTCTTGTGGTATGTATGGCAATGCCATTCGTGTGATGGTGCCATTGACAGTTGAAGATGAAGTGCTACAAGAAGGCCTTGATATCATCAAAGGTATTCTAACGGCATAA
- a CDS encoding NAD-dependent succinate-semialdehyde dehydrogenase produces the protein MSDYQVNNPATGEIEATYPTATEQDIQQVIEQADTAYQDWRKVPLNERSALLHKIADIYLERQDELSRIVANEMGKPVAQAKGEIGLVADIYRYYADNAEQLLAPNTIDVDSGSASVEKHPVGALLGIMPWNYPHYQVARFVAPNFMAGNTIILKHAPQCPNTAEVIVDIFKDAGVPEGVYNNIFATNEQSATIINDTRVQGVSLTGSERAGQAVAKEAGGALKKVVLELGGSDAFIVAADADIEQAIQGAISGRFGNTGQACNAAKRLIVIESVYDKFVEGFTNAVSNMTLADPLKEDTFIGPMSSKAAAVNLQAQLDSAIQAGATVLVEGGMDKDKPGAWFKPAVLTDVTESMDVYREELFGPVAVVYKANDIDHAIKIANDVPFGLGASIQTQDAALAAEIADKLEVGMVTINAPSGSEANTPFGGVKRSGFGRELGTLGITEFLNYKLIRDKS, from the coding sequence ATGAGCGATTATCAAGTTAATAACCCAGCCACTGGCGAAATAGAAGCCACTTACCCTACCGCCACTGAACAAGATATCCAACAAGTCATTGAGCAAGCCGACACTGCTTATCAAGACTGGCGTAAAGTACCATTAAATGAGCGCAGTGCACTACTGCATAAAATCGCTGATATCTATCTTGAGCGTCAAGACGAGCTATCACGTATCGTTGCCAACGAAATGGGCAAACCTGTTGCGCAAGCAAAAGGCGAAATTGGTCTGGTTGCCGATATCTATCGCTACTATGCAGACAACGCTGAGCAGCTACTAGCGCCAAACACTATTGATGTAGACTCAGGGTCAGCATCGGTAGAAAAACACCCTGTAGGTGCGCTACTAGGTATCATGCCGTGGAACTATCCACATTACCAAGTAGCCCGTTTTGTCGCGCCAAACTTTATGGCGGGTAATACAATTATTCTAAAACACGCACCGCAGTGTCCAAACACCGCAGAAGTTATCGTCGATATCTTTAAAGATGCAGGCGTACCTGAGGGTGTTTACAATAATATTTTTGCAACCAATGAGCAATCAGCGACCATCATCAATGACACACGCGTACAAGGTGTCTCGCTAACAGGTTCTGAACGCGCTGGACAAGCTGTGGCAAAAGAAGCTGGCGGCGCACTCAAAAAAGTCGTTTTAGAATTGGGCGGTTCAGATGCCTTTATCGTCGCAGCCGATGCCGATATCGAGCAAGCAATACAAGGCGCTATCTCTGGTCGTTTTGGTAATACTGGACAAGCCTGTAATGCTGCCAAACGTTTGATCGTCATTGAATCTGTCTATGATAAATTCGTTGAAGGTTTTACCAATGCGGTCAGCAACATGACTTTGGCCGACCCACTTAAAGAAGATACATTCATTGGCCCAATGTCATCAAAAGCCGCTGCGGTCAACTTGCAAGCGCAGTTAGACAGCGCTATCCAAGCAGGGGCGACAGTATTGGTAGAAGGCGGCATGGACAAAGACAAGCCTGGTGCTTGGTTTAAGCCTGCGGTACTGACAGATGTGACTGAATCCATGGATGTGTATCGTGAGGAGCTGTTTGGTCCTGTAGCAGTCGTCTATAAAGCAAATGATATCGACCATGCTATCAAGATTGCCAACGACGTGCCTTTCGGTCTGGGTGCGTCTATCCAAACGCAAGATGCGGCACTGGCTGCTGAAATTGCTGACAAACTAGAAGTAGGTATGGTCACTATCAATGCGCCTTCTGGCTCTGAGGCCAATACGCCATTTGGCGGTGTTAAACGTTCAGGCTTTGGCCGTGAGCTTGGCACTCTTGGCATCACTGAATTCCTAAACTATAAGCTGATTCGTGATAAGTCTTAA
- the aguA gene encoding agmatine deiminase yields the protein MSILLTDSTPQQDGFYMPAEFEPIQKVWMVWPYRADNWRQQAIPAKKAYADVALAINKFCEVGVLVNPDDYQQYRDSLPDDIDVISMPSNDAWARDTVPTFLINDAGELRACDWTFNAWGGDYDGLYSPWDDDDKIAERLCEQLDIPRYRTDDFVMEGGAFHVDGEGTVLTTRMCLLSPGRNPHLNEQQIEDKLKAYLNVQKVLWIDDGIDPDETTGHIDDIACFARPGEVVCLFTDDPENPFYEATQKAYKQLSNMTDAKGRRLTVHKLCCTQQPVTLPDDYDIVQSDDAKPRLTGDVCIASYANFLICNDAVIVPQYDDINDALAIEQLEKVFPQHQVVGVRTREIVFGGGNIHCITQQQPKPSIKGNN from the coding sequence ATGTCTATATTATTGACAGACTCAACCCCGCAGCAAGATGGCTTTTATATGCCAGCAGAGTTTGAGCCAATACAAAAGGTATGGATGGTCTGGCCATACCGTGCTGATAACTGGCGACAACAAGCAATCCCTGCCAAGAAAGCTTATGCTGATGTTGCACTGGCAATTAACAAGTTTTGTGAAGTTGGCGTACTGGTCAATCCTGACGATTATCAACAGTACCGCGATAGCTTACCTGATGATATCGACGTTATCTCTATGCCTAGCAACGATGCGTGGGCGCGTGATACTGTGCCGACATTTTTAATCAATGACGCAGGCGAGCTACGCGCTTGTGATTGGACATTCAATGCGTGGGGCGGAGACTATGATGGCCTTTACTCGCCATGGGATGACGATGATAAAATTGCAGAACGCTTGTGTGAGCAGCTAGATATTCCGCGTTATCGAACGGATGACTTTGTCATGGAAGGCGGCGCGTTTCATGTCGATGGTGAAGGCACGGTTCTGACCACGCGTATGTGCCTGCTAAGCCCAGGACGCAATCCACATCTGAATGAGCAGCAAATTGAGGACAAGCTAAAAGCCTATCTCAATGTCCAAAAAGTGCTCTGGATTGATGATGGTATCGACCCTGATGAGACTACAGGTCACATCGATGATATCGCTTGCTTTGCACGACCTGGTGAAGTGGTTTGCTTATTCACTGATGACCCTGAGAATCCGTTTTATGAAGCAACGCAAAAAGCCTATAAGCAGCTCTCAAATATGACTGATGCAAAAGGCAGACGACTAACAGTCCATAAGCTATGCTGCACTCAGCAGCCAGTGACCTTGCCTGATGATTATGACATTGTACAGTCTGATGACGCCAAACCTCGCCTAACGGGTGATGTTTGTATCGCCTCATATGCCAACTTTTTGATTTGTAATGATGCGGTCATCGTACCGCAATATGATGATATAAATGATGCACTCGCCATCGAGCAGCTTGAAAAAGTCTTTCCTCAGCATCAGGTAGTGGGAGTACGAACAAGAGAGATTGTTTTTGGTGGCGGTAATATTCACTGTATTACGCAGCAACAACCAAAACCATCAATCAAAGGCAATAACTAA
- a CDS encoding Na+/H+ antiporter NhaC family protein yields the protein MNMKLNDAVEGHYHNKRVFLTVIVAVVIYLAFAWLSMSRGPDESWGALSLLPTLLVLVTAIVSRRPFESMIAGCVAGLVMLNPFDLVSPFADNMSMVLGNETIIWIVLVCGLMGGLIQLLEISGCLDGFSEWLQKIIKSRRQSLLATFALGVVVFIDDYLNCLAVSTSVKKLTDVYNVSREKLAYIVDSTAAPMCIIVPISTWAVYFAGLLEENGVAADGEGIGLYISAIPYMAYAWFALLIVFLVAYGILGDWGPMKKAEKRAKAGNPVPEAFVEEQLISNVKAKRKLSFKANIANFAFPMILLIVSTVYFEIDLLRGALLTCFVTVVVYWMQGILSFETQVEAIFKGFKVMLYPLSTVIGGFFLKAINDELGMTMYVIEAITPYMTIIIFPAVIFAVMAFLTFATSSSWGLYVLAMPIVFPISLALGVSTPLMIGALLSASSFGSHACFFSDSSLLAAQGAGCSPMQHAFTQFPYAMLGAGLSVVTFLGLGYMMA from the coding sequence ATGAACATGAAACTCAATGATGCTGTCGAAGGGCATTATCATAACAAGCGAGTCTTTCTCACCGTAATAGTAGCCGTTGTTATCTATCTGGCCTTTGCTTGGCTATCCATGAGCCGTGGACCAGATGAATCTTGGGGTGCTTTATCTTTATTACCCACATTATTAGTATTAGTCACCGCCATCGTCTCTAGGCGACCATTTGAGTCTATGATCGCAGGCTGCGTCGCTGGCCTTGTGATGCTCAACCCCTTTGATCTGGTTTCCCCCTTTGCAGACAATATGTCGATGGTTTTGGGCAACGAGACCATTATCTGGATTGTCCTCGTCTGTGGTCTGATGGGCGGGTTAATTCAGCTCCTTGAAATCAGTGGCTGCCTAGATGGTTTTAGTGAATGGCTACAAAAAATCATCAAGTCGCGTCGTCAGTCATTGTTGGCCACATTTGCTTTGGGCGTTGTGGTCTTTATCGATGATTATTTAAACTGTCTTGCTGTATCTACCTCTGTTAAAAAACTCACTGACGTCTATAACGTCTCTCGTGAAAAGCTCGCCTATATCGTCGATTCGACCGCCGCTCCTATGTGTATCATCGTACCTATCTCTACGTGGGCCGTTTACTTTGCAGGTCTGCTAGAAGAAAACGGCGTAGCAGCAGACGGTGAAGGTATCGGGCTTTATATCAGCGCAATCCCTTACATGGCCTATGCTTGGTTTGCCTTACTGATTGTATTCTTGGTTGCTTATGGCATATTGGGCGATTGGGGACCGATGAAAAAAGCAGAGAAGCGCGCCAAGGCTGGTAACCCTGTTCCTGAAGCATTTGTCGAAGAGCAACTGATCTCAAACGTCAAAGCCAAGCGCAAGCTGTCATTCAAAGCCAATATTGCTAACTTTGCTTTTCCGATGATTCTATTGATTGTCTCAACCGTTTACTTTGAAATCGATTTGTTACGCGGGGCCCTATTGACCTGTTTTGTGACGGTCGTTGTCTACTGGATGCAAGGTATCTTGAGCTTTGAGACACAAGTTGAAGCTATCTTTAAAGGCTTTAAAGTCATGCTCTACCCACTCTCGACCGTTATTGGTGGCTTTTTCCTAAAAGCAATCAACGATGAGCTTGGTATGACCATGTATGTGATTGAAGCTATCACGCCTTATATGACCATTATTATCTTCCCTGCGGTTATCTTTGCGGTCATGGCCTTCTTGACCTTTGCCACTTCATCAAGCTGGGGTCTGTACGTGTTGGCGATGCCTATCGTGTTCCCAATATCGCTCGCCCTTGGCGTGAGCACACCACTTATGATTGGCGCATTATTATCAGCTTCATCATTCGGTAGTCATGCGTGTTTCTTTAGTGATTCATCATTACTTGCCGCGCAAGGTGCTGGCTGCTCACCCATGCAGCATGCCTTTACCCAGTTCCCGTATGCGATGTTAGGTGCAGGACTGTCCGTCGTGACCTTCTTAGGATTGGGCTATATGATGGCTTAA
- a CDS encoding NAD-dependent succinate-semialdehyde dehydrogenase, translated as MSHALQLSNPDLLKQSCFIKDGWHAASDEAVLDVNNPFNGELIGTVPSLTTEDVNEAVAYAHDVQADWAAKTAKERAELLQKWADLIDANKEDLAIIMTAEQGKPLTESRGEVGYANSFIRWFAEEGKRVYGDVIPANSTQLRHVVLKQPVGVCAAITPWNFPAAMITRKVAPALAAGCTIIVKPATETPFSALALGALAEQAGIPAGVIQVVTGKSSVIGDILTGDARIHKLSFTGSTEVGRMLMAQCAPTVKKLSLELGGNAPFIVFDDADLEKAATGLIASKYRNAGQTCVCANRVYVQDSIKDEFLDIFVKKVAELKVGNGLEEGVDIGPLVNKKALDKVQALLKDALDKGAKLVTGGSINDASELTYNPTVITDISSDMDIASEEIFGPIATIFTFKDEAEVIRAANDTIYGLAAYFYSSDYARSWRVTEGLEYGIIGHNTGLISTEVAPFGGVKQSGFGREGSKYGIEDYITTKYWCSDIT; from the coding sequence ATGTCACACGCGCTGCAGTTATCAAATCCAGATTTACTCAAACAATCTTGCTTCATCAAAGACGGCTGGCATGCTGCTAGTGATGAAGCTGTACTTGATGTCAACAATCCTTTTAATGGCGAGCTCATTGGTACTGTACCAAGCCTTACCACAGAAGATGTCAACGAAGCCGTTGCTTACGCTCATGATGTCCAAGCAGACTGGGCAGCGAAAACAGCCAAAGAGCGTGCAGAGTTATTGCAAAAGTGGGCTGATCTGATCGATGCCAATAAAGAAGATTTGGCTATTATCATGACCGCTGAGCAAGGTAAGCCGCTGACGGAATCACGTGGTGAAGTAGGCTATGCTAACAGCTTTATCCGCTGGTTTGCTGAAGAAGGCAAGCGCGTCTATGGTGATGTAATTCCTGCTAATAGCACGCAGCTACGTCACGTTGTTCTCAAGCAGCCAGTTGGTGTTTGCGCCGCTATCACGCCTTGGAACTTCCCAGCTGCGATGATCACGCGCAAAGTTGCTCCTGCACTAGCGGCAGGCTGTACGATTATCGTCAAACCTGCCACCGAGACACCGTTCTCAGCATTGGCACTTGGCGCTTTGGCAGAGCAAGCAGGTATTCCTGCAGGCGTTATTCAAGTCGTCACTGGTAAGTCTTCTGTCATCGGCGACATCCTAACGGGTGATGCACGAATTCATAAGCTGTCATTCACTGGATCTACAGAAGTAGGTCGTATGTTGATGGCACAATGTGCACCGACTGTTAAAAAACTATCGTTAGAGTTGGGTGGCAACGCACCATTCATCGTCTTTGATGACGCCGATCTAGAAAAAGCCGCTACCGGCTTAATCGCTTCTAAATATCGTAACGCTGGTCAGACTTGTGTCTGCGCCAACCGCGTATACGTTCAAGACAGCATTAAAGACGAGTTTTTAGATATCTTTGTCAAGAAAGTCGCTGAGCTAAAAGTTGGTAACGGTTTGGAAGAAGGCGTAGATATTGGCCCTCTAGTCAACAAAAAAGCATTAGATAAAGTCCAAGCTCTTTTAAAAGATGCTCTGGATAAAGGGGCGAAACTGGTCACTGGCGGTAGTATCAATGATGCTTCAGAACTGACTTATAACCCAACGGTTATCACCGATATTAGTAGTGATATGGATATCGCTTCTGAAGAAATATTTGGACCAATTGCAACCATCTTTACTTTCAAAGACGAAGCAGAAGTTATCCGTGCTGCTAACGATACTATCTATGGCTTGGCCGCTTACTTCTATAGTAGCGACTATGCACGCTCATGGCGTGTTACTGAAGGGCTAGAGTACGGCATCATCGGTCATAATACTGGTCTAATTTCTACAGAAGTTGCCCCGTTTGGCGGCGTGAAGCAGTCTGGTTTTGGCCGTGAAGGCTCAAAATATGGTATCGAAGACTATATTACGACCAAGTACTGGTGCTCTGATATCACCTAA